The DNA sequence CCATTTTTGCCGGGGTTGACATACGCAGCTATTGATGATTTAATATCAGGTAGCTAGTATCAAGACTTTATCATCAACGTTTTAATTCGGTCTTGATACTTGATACTAGCTACTTGATACTTCTAAAAAACAAACATAATGAACTGGTACGTAGCAAAATTAGTTTTCAGGGTGATCAGTGGTGCAGGCGATCACCAGGCGCAGTTTGATGAGCAGTTACGCCTTATCAGTGCAGATAACGAACTGAGCGCCTTTGAAAAAGCAAATAAAATTGGTCATGCCAATCAGGATAGTTTTAAAAATATCGAAAAACAAACCGTTAAATGGCAGTTTATTGATGTGGCCGAGTTAAACCAGATAGGCGAGCTTACCGATGGCACCGAACTGTACTACAATATACATGAAACACCCGACGCCGATTTGTACATTGCCTGGGCACATCACAAATCGGCATTATTGGGGGTGAGAAACTGATTTATTTTAGTATCAAGTAGCTAGTATCAAGTATCAAGATAGAATCCGAACTTTAATACTAAAACCTTAATACTAAACGTAAAACATAAAAACACAGATAATCTGTATTAAACATCGCGACTTTGTTGTCGATGTTTAATTCGGTCTTGATACTTGATACTAGCTACTTAATACTAATAACGATACTAAAAATAAAAATATAAGTTTTGGCATTACCCTCTATATCAGCTTCAAAATTATACGGCGCATTTATTGTTTGCGGCCTGGTTTGGGCCGGCCTGCAAACTTATATTGTGCATAGTTTTGGCTTTTATTGGTTCACAGCCTCAACCGATGGTCTGCTGAGTGCCATCCTGCTTTCGGGGGCCTGCTGGCTTATTAATAATAACCTGCGTTACTACCAGCCCGGTAAAGGCAGTTATATTAACCTGTTTATCTGGTGCGTAGCGCTGGCAGGTATTTGTACCCTGGGATGCCGCTACCTGCTGCCTCTTATTAATACCGATAAGGTATTTGTTACCTTTGTACAACAATCCTTAACTATCCGCTTTTTTACCGATTTCCTGGCTATCGGTTGGATGGCTATGATCAGCTTGCTTTGGTATTCTCAGCTCGACCAGAAAGAAACACAAAAACGTAAAACTGAAGCCGAACAACTGGCCCGTGATGCCGAACTGTATAACCTGCGCCAGCAATTACAACCACACTTTTTGTTCAACAGCCTTAACTCTATCAATGCCCTTATCGGCTTTAAACCGGATGAGGCCCGCAAGATGATTCACCAGCTGTCTGACTTTTTACGGGGCACGCTGAAAAAGGACGATCAGCAGCAGGTGCCGTTAAGTGAAGAACTGGCACACCTGAACCTATACCTGGAGATTGAAAAAGTACGTTTCGGGCACCGTCTGCAAACCGAAATAAGCTGCGATGATAAATGTGGCAGTGCTGTAATGCCTTCTATGTTACTACAGCCATTGGTAGAGAACGCCATAAAATTTGGTTTGTATGATACCACCGGCGAAGTAACCGTAAGCATCCGCAGCGAAATGGATGATAATTATTTAGTGCTGATGGTTCAAAACCCCTATGATCCGCAAACCTCGCGCCCTCAAAAAGGTACCGGTTTTGGCTTGCGTGGGGTACAACGCCGCCTATATTTGCTTTTTGCCCGTAACGATTTGATGGAAACTCATGGAAATGATAATATATTTACAACCATTATAAAAATACCACAGTTATGAGGCGAGCCTTAATTATTGATGATGAACCTTTAGCACGAATGGTTGTAAAGGAGTATCTGCTAAGTTTTAGTGAAATTGAATTGATACAGGAGTGCGGTGATGGCTTTGAAGGATTAAAAGCCATACAGCAGCACCAACCCGATCTGATTTTTCTGGATGTGCAGATGCCTAAAATAAATGGTTTTGAAATGCTGGAACTGGTGGAGCAACCGCCAGCCGTTATATTCACAACCGCTTTTGATGAGTATGCGATTAAAGCATTTGAGGCCCACGCTGTTGATTACCTGTTAAAGCCTTTCAGCAGAGATCGTTTTACCAAGGCCATCGAAAAATTCCTGGCTACTGCGCCCGAAAAACATGCGCCTAAACAAACCGAAGACCTGCTGGAAACTGCCGCTTCACAATCACCGGCACAAAATGAGCGTATCGTGGTAAAAACAGGCACTAAAGTTAAAATTATCCCAGTGGCTGATGTGGAGTACCTGCAGGCCGATGATGATTATGTAAGCGTGTTTACCAAAGAAGGATCGTACCTGAAAAATAAGACGATGAACTTTTTTGAGAAAACCCTGGATGCCCGCCAGTTTGTGCGTGTACATCGCTCTTACATCATCGCTATACAACAAATTACCCGTATCGACCCGTACGAAAAAGACGCCCACCTGGCCATACTCAAATCGGGCGCCAAAATACCGGTAAGCAAAACCGGCTATGTAAAGCTTAAACAAGTACTGGGTATATAAAACAGGATTAAAGGATTTTTATAAGATTGACAAGATTTTTTGTAGAGACGCATCACATGCGTCTCTTTTTTGTGTCATTAAGTCCTATCCGTAAGGGCGACACCCGGCAAAAAGAGTTAGAGCTTCTTGTGATTCTTCTCTCGGGAAGATAGTAGCCCATGAAAAGGCATAAGGAAAAAATAATACTAAAAAGGGGATGTCACCCTGAGCTCCGTCGAAGGGTAGAGCGCAGAGGCCAATTCACCATGCTTCGACGGAGCTCAGCATGACACCCTTTTGGGGATAGCTGCCACTTGATGGGCTATTACTCTTGGGAAGGGGCAAATGTCATTAAGTTAGGGTTAAAGGCTCTCCTATGGGGTTTGAAAAGTTTCTTAACTTGATGACATTGGCGGGTAACATCTGCTTATATAAAAAAGATTGCTACGGGGTACGCAGCAATCTCTACATAATTATTTTATCTCACCGAAAGGGCTCGATAGATTTCGCAGCATTAAACCTCTGGTTCCTGCTGGCTAAGGCAATGGAAACTGCCGAGGCCCCAGATAATATCGGTTGAATCGATGCCGATCACTTCATGATCGGGGAAACATTTTTGTAAAATATCGCAGGCCTTATCGTCATTAACCGAGCGGTAGGTTGGTACAATAACCGTCGAATTGGCAATATAAAAATTAGCGTATGATGCCGGCAAACGGGTATCCTCATAAATCACAGCTTCGGGCATAGGCAGCTCTACAATATTAAGCTGTTTGCCGTTGAGCAGGCGCATGGTTTTTAAGGCTTCGAGGTTTTCCTGTAACAGGTGATAGTTTTCGTCGTTTTTATCTTCTTCCACAACGGTAACCACGGTATCTTCGTTTACAAAGCGGGTAATATCATCTATATGGCCGTCGGTATCGTCGCCAACAATGCCATCGCCCAGCCACAGGATCTGCTCGGCGCCATAGTAGTTGCGCAGGTAGGTTTCTATTTGATCCTGGCTTAACAAAGGGTTGCGGTTCTTGTTGAGCAGACAGGCGGTGGTAGTGAGTATAGTGCCCTTACCATTAAAATCAACCGAGCCGCCTTCCATCACAATGCCTGGGTTAAATACCGGCAAATCAAAGTGATTGCCAATTTTGGTAGGTATCACATCGTCCAGATCAAATGGCGGATATTTGCCGCCCCAGGCGTTGTAACCCCAATCGATAATTGCCTTTTGTTTGGTTTCAGGATTGATCACAAATGCTGGTCCGTGATCACGGCACCAGGCATCATTAGTGCCAAAAGCAAACAGTTCAACCCGGCTCATATCAACACCGGCGTGCTGCAGTTGAAAAACTACGGCCGCTTTCATGACCTCGTCAACCACATTGATGCGTACCAATTCGTTACGGGTTAAAATTTTAATAAACTCGATGTACGAAGGATAAATAGTATCCAATTTACCCGGCCACGAAGCCTCCTTATGCGGCCAGCTTAACCAAGTGGCAGTATGCTTGGCCCATTCAGCGGGAAAGGAAAATCCCTGCGAAGCAGGAGTTTGTATGGTTGAAATGTTTTGGCTCATATTTGGTTAAAAGCAAATAAATGCAATATGGTTTTATTCCCTATGTCATTGCGAGGAGGAACGACGACAATCTCTTAGCTATTTATGTTTGTCATCCTGAGCGTAGCGAAGGATTTATCCGGCGACAGATTCTTCGCTACGCTCAGAATGACAAATTTGTTATAGAATTAACAATGACATATTAATATTGGAAATTTAATCCTCGTCTAATAAACGTTTGGTGATCGGTTGGTAGCTGTCAATCCTCCGATCACGCAGGAACGGCCAATGACTTCTATAGTAATCAGATTTATCAAGATCAAGTTCCTGTACTACCACTTCTTCCTGATCATGCGAAGTTTGGTGGATGATGGCGCCAAACGGATTGGCAAAGAACGATCCGCCCCAGAATTTTACACCGGCTTCTTCGCCTACACGGTTTACGCTTACTACGTGTACACCGTTGGCTACCGCGTGCGAGCGTTGTATGGTTTGCCAGGCATTGTATTGCTCCACATTGGTGGCTTCATCCTGCGTAGTGGCCCAGCCAATAGCGGTTGGGTAAAATAAGATATCGGCACCCATTAACGCGGTAATGCGGGCCGCTTCGGGATACCATTGGTCCCAGCAAATAAGTACACCCAATTTGCCGTATTTGGTCTTAAATACTTTATAACCCAGATCGCCGGGAGTGAAGTAAAATTTTTCGTAAAAACCCGGATCGTCAGGAATATGCATTTTACGGTATTTGCCTAAGTAGCTGCCATCGGCATCCAGCACGGCGGTGGTATTGTGGTAAACACCCTGCGCGCGTTTTTCAAACAACGAGGCAATGATCACCACATTCAGTTCGGCGGCTACTTTTTGCAGCTCATCGGTTGAGGGGCCAGGGATGCTTTCGGCAAGTTTAAAGTTGTCGTAATCTTCTACGTCGCAAAAATAAAGCGAGGTAAAAAGCTCCTGTAAACAAACTATTTGCGCGCCTTTTGCGGCGGCTTCCCTTACTTTAACAATAGCCTTTTGCAGGTTCTGCTGTTTATCAGCAGTGCAGCTCATCTGTACCAGGCCAACTTTTACTTTACTCATACTCCTAAAATTTGCGCAAAAATAACAATTGCTGTTTAAAGTATCGAGTATCAAGTATCAAGTATTGTGACTTAAATGTAAAATCGCCATTATAGTATCAAGTAGCTAGTATCAAGTATCGAGACACTTACGTTGGCGCGATTAAAAAATATTTTGTAAAACATTAAAAAATAAAAACGGTTCAAGTCATGATACTTGATATACTGAATAAAGAAAAGTCTTGATACTTGATACTAGCTACTTGATACTAAAAAATAACTAGCTTTGCAGCCAATGACGGAAGACGAAATACCAGCGCCAAAAACATTTAAGCAGCAACTGTGGAATGTTACTAAAACTGTATTAAAAATTGCTGTTACCACAGCGCTGCTCATTTGGGTATTTAGTAAGGTACCTATCCAATTGGTAAAATACCGCCTGCTGCACGCCAATTACTGGTGGATGGGCGCTGCCGTTGTTTGTTATTTTTGCTCGATGGTGGTATCATCGTGGCGTTTACTCAGCTTCTTCCGGTCGATAGGCTTAAAGCTGAACCCTAAATATAACCTGCGACTGTATTTCCTCGGCCTTTTTTATAACGTATTGCTGCCCGGTGGTATAGGCGGCGACGGCTACAAGATCTTCATTTTGAACAAAGCGCATAAAGTTCCCGGCAAAAAACTGTTCTGGGCCATTATGTTTGATAGGCTCAGCGGACTTTGGGCCATCGGCCTGATCACCGTTGCCCTGATATTCATGATCCCGCAGATCGATATACATAAAGCGCTGCCGGTGAGTATCTTCCTGGGTGGTTCGGCGGTTTATTATTTTGTGGCCTACATGTTTTTCAGGGAGTATACCAAATACTTCTTCGAGGCACATCTAAAAGCCCTGGTATTACAGGGTTTCCAGTTGCTGGCTATCATCTGCGTCATGTTCGGGCAGAATTTTGATGGTAAGTTTTCGCCATACCTTTTATCATTCCTGATCTCAGCGCTCGCATCTATTATACCCATTACTGCCGGTGGAGCAGGGGCGAGGGAAGCCATATTTACTAAACTGTCCGATTATTTTCCGATGGATAAAGGGCTCTCGGTTTTTTTACCGTCATCATTTTACCTCATATCACTTTTAGTGGCACTATTTGGCTTGTATTATGTGATCCGCCCAAGCCGCTTAGATAAGGGGCTGAAAAAGTATGACGAAGAGGTGACCGAAACAGCCGCAGATCCGGGCGGCGAGTAGCGAAAATAAAGTGTGTGAGTACACCTAATTTTCTAAATTTGCGTTTCTTCTTATAAACTACAACAACGTAAATGAGCCATTTTAATGATTTTAACAATCCGCAGGTTGCGGCCTTGCCCGGTCATTTAAAACAATTTATAGTCGACCAGCACTACGAACATTATACACCTATTGATCATGCTGTTTGGCGCTATGTGATGCGCCAGAATTACAGCTATCTTAAAGATGTTGCCTACTATCCTTATATACCTGGCTTAACCAAAGCAGGCCTTACCATTGAACGTATTCCCGATTTGCAGGAGATGAACGATGCACTGGCCAAAATAGGCTGGGGCGCCGTTACTGTAGATGGTTTTATACCGCCCGCCGCTTTTATGGAATACCAGGCCTACCGCGTATTGGTGATAGCGGCAGATATCCGCCAGTTGCGCCATATTGAATATACCCCGGCACCGGATATTATCCATGAGTCGGCCGGGCACGCGCCTATTATTGCTGATAAGGATTATCACGAGTACCTGAGCTATTTTGGTTCGATAGGAGCTAAAGCCATGTTTTCGGCACAGGATTTTGAACTGTATGAAGCGATCAGGGCGCTATCCATATTAAAAGAAATGCCCGATGCGAATGACGCGGAGATCAGCAAAGCTGAAGAGTTGGTAGCTTATCGCCAGGAAAACATGGGGGCGCCATCTGAAATGGCCCTGCTGAGCCGTCTGCACTGGTGGACGGTAGAGTACGGTCTGATCGGTACGTTGGAAAACCCTAAGATCTATGGAGCGGGTTTGTTGTCGTCAATAGGCGAGAGTTCCAGCTGTATGAATCCTGAGGTGGAAAAATTATGGTATACCATTGATGCCCTGAACTATAGTTATGACATTACCAAACCACAGCCGCAGCTGTTTGTAACGCCAACTTTTCAGAACCTGATTGATGTGCTGGAAGAATTTGCCAATACTATGTCGTTCCGCAAGGGTGGAGCTTATGGCCTGACCAAGGCCGTTGAAAGCAAAAATACCTGCACCATAGTTTACAGTTCGGGCTTGCAAGTATCGGGCACCATTACCGAATTTAAGGTTGATGGACACGATAATCCTTACTTTATCAAAACTACTGGTCCAACGTCGTTAGCGGTGAATAACAAGCAACTGCCGGGACATGGGAAAAACTATCACGCGGACGGTTTCAGCTCGCCGGTAGGGAAATTGAAAAATATCCCAACGCCTTTAGAAGATCTGACCGAGGACGAACTGGAAAACATAGGCATCGCCAAAGGTAAAACAGTAGAACTCGATTTTGAAAGCGGTATAAAAGTTAAAGGAACGATAAAAACCATATTAGCCTTCCTGGGCAAAACGCAGCTCATCACTTTTGCTGATTGTACAGTTACCGATAAAAAAGGACATGTATTATTCGACCCGTCATGGGGTGTGTACGATATGGCTGTTGGCGAAAGCATCGTTTCGGTATTTTGCGGCGCTGCTGACAAAGCGGCTTTTGAAGAGATCGTTTATAAATCACAAACGGCTACCCACCACGCAGAATATGATCTGCGGACCCGGGAGCTACATAAACTTTACCAGCAGGTACGTAATCGGCGACAAACAGGCGGCGACTTTGGCTTTTTGGGCAATGTATGGTTCATGCTGCAGAAAAACCATCACGACGACTGGCTCTGTGCTCTCGAAATACTGGAATTACTGGAGCATGAAGATGTTGAGCCTGCACTTAGAACCGAGATCAGACAGTTTCTGCAACAGAAAACCAAAGACCAGCCCGAGCTAAAAAAATTGATTAGCGACGGTTTTTATCTGATTGATCACCCTGTTGAACAAAAATTGGTATTTTAGGCGCGGTTAAACGCAATAAAATAAACAAAAGAATATGTCATTGCGAGAACGAAGCAATCTTCTCATTAAGTAAGGAGATTGCCACGCTACGCTCGCAATGACATGTATTATACAGGGGCATATGAACATTATTATAACAGGCGCCAGCAGCGGCGTGGGATTTGAAGCAGTAATTGAACTGATACTTTCGGGTAACAACAAGGTAATTGCATTGGCCCGCTCGCAGGACAAACTGGAGCGTCTGCTGGAGATTGCCCATGGCCTTAACCCGGATTGTCAGCTATTTGCCCTTAATTTTGATATTGTACATGATGATTATGAGGGTCTGCAGCAATTTATAGCCTCCAATTTTGATAACCGGGTTGATGTGCTCATCAATAACGCCGGTATGCTCATCAACAAGCCATTTACGCAATTACTGGAAACGGACTTTGTAGAAATGCTGCAAAGCAATTTTATTGGTCATGTGCGTATGATACAGGCGCTATTACCGCTGATGCCCGCCGGTTCGCATATCCTCAACGTGGGCAGCATGGGTGGTTTTCAGGGTAGTGTCAAATTCCCGGGCTTATCTGCCTACTCGGCCAGTAAAGCCGCATTGCACACCCTTACGGAGTGCCTGGCCCAGGAACTCACAGAGCAGGATATCAAAGTAAACTGTCTGGCTTTAGGTTCGGCACAAACCGAAATGCTCGAGAAAGCTTTTCCGGGTTATCAATCGCCGGTAATGGCTTTTGAAATGGGTAAATACATAGCCGATTTTGCGCTTACAGGGCATAAGTTCTTTAATGGGAAAGTATTGCCTGTAGCGGCGACTACACCATAAATCAATTAATAAAAACGCCTCATTTAAGCCATTTTTACACATGTCATTGCGAGCGTAGCGTGGCAATCGCATGTTATACAGGGCAGCTTTGTTTGGCGTATACCCGCTCTTGGCCGCGGGAGGGCCAGTTACTTTTCCTTGATGAAAAGTAACCAAAAATCAAGTCACCAGAAATGCTTCTTTGCCGCACGAGGCCTTTACCCTGCAAATCAGGCAGAACCACGGGCTGCTAAACCTTACCTCCACTTCGTTCGCTCAGATCCCACGCTTCAGGCAAGGTTCGCAATGCCCCTTCAGCCGCACAGGCCACCATTGTTCTGCCCGTTTTCATCCGAAGCTTATCTGCTGACAGGGGAAAGAGAGAAATTTTTTTACAATATGTTTGTCATGCTGAACGGAGTGAAGTATCTATTAAACGATATGCATATTTGCTAATAGATCCTTCGTTCCTCAGGATGACAAGTTAGTTTAATCGAATAATGAAGAAATCCTGATAATCCTTTAATCCTATAAATCATGGTTCAGAAAAAATCAGCGGAATCAACGAAATCATTGATTACCAAAATCTCAAATCTCATATCTCACATCTCACATCAAATTTTTATCTTTGCCCATGCAAGAAAAAATCCTCATTCTTGACTTTGGCTCGCAATTCACCCAACTCATCGCGCGCCGCGTCAGGGAGCTCAATATTTACTGTGAGATCCACCCCTTCAATCATTATCCCGAAATTGACAGCACTGTAAAAGGTATCATCCTTTCCGGTAGTCCTTATTCTGTAAGGCAGGAAGATGCACCGCATTTTGATTTCGCGCAGTTCCATACTACCCGCCCTATTTTAGGGGTTTGTTATGGTGCACAGTATGTTGCCCATTTCCATGGCGGCGAAGTTTTGGCTTCGAGCACCCGTGAGTATGGTCGCGCTAATCTGGATTATATCAACAAGGAAAATCCGCTGTTTAAAAATATTCCGGAGAACTCACAGGTGTGGATGTCGCATGGCGATACCATTGCCCGCATCGGCGATAATTTTGAGGTTATTGCCAGTACCGATAGCGTAAAGGTTGCAGCCTACCAGGTAACCGGTACCCAAACATACGGTATCCAGTTTCACCCCGAAGTAACACACAGTATTGATGGCAAGCAATTGCTGGAGAATTTTTTGGTTGACATTTGCGGTTGCAAACAGGACTGGACACCAGATTCGTTCATTGAAACCACCATTGCTGCCCTGCGCGAAAAACTGGGCGACGATAAGGTAGTATTAGGTTTATCAGGCGGTGTGGATTCATCCGTAGCGGCAGTATTACTGCACCATGCCATCGGCAAAAACCTGCATTGCATATTTGTAGATAACGGCCTGCTGCGCAAGGACGAGTATGAGCAAGTGCTCGACTCCTACAAGCACATGGGCTTAAACATAAAAGGTATTGATGCCAAGCAACGTTTTTACGATGCATTGGCAGGCCTTAAAGATCCTGAATTAAAACGTAAGGCTATCGGTCGTGTATTTATCGAGGTATTTGATGATGCTGCGCACGAGGTTCAGGATGTAAAATGGTTAGGACAAGGCACTATTTATCCAGATGTTATTGAGTCGGTATCGGTAAAAGGTCCGTCGGCTACCATCAAATCGCACCACAACGTTGGCGGTTTGCCAGATTTTATGAAACTGAAGGTGGTTGAGCCGCTAAATACTTTATTTAAAGATGAAGTACGACGAGTAGGCGCTGCCCTGAACATCGATCCGAATATTTTAGGCAGGCACCCTTTTCCGGGTCCGGGTCTGGCAATCAGGATTTTAGGCGATGTTACACCAGAAAAAGTAGCTATATTGCAGGAAGCCGACGCGATTTATATCAACAATTTGCGGTCATATGGTGTTTACGATAAGGTTTGGCAGGCCGGCGCTATATTTTTGCCGGTACAATCGGTAGGGGTAATGGGCGATGAGCGTACTTACGAGAACGTGATATGCCTGCGTGCTGTGGAATCATTGGATGGGATGACAGCCGACTGGTGCCATTTACCTTATGACCTGCTGGCCAAGATCTCAAACGAGATCATCAATAACGTAAAAGGAATTAACCGGGTAGTATATGATATCAGTTCAAAACCACCTGCTACCATTGAGTGGGAATAAATGGTTATTGTTTTTTAGCGCGGCGCTGATACTGGGTGCATGCTCACCAAAAGTGCAGCCTGTATCAACGCCCGTAAAAAAAGTTGAAAAGCCCCTGCCCAAGCCCGTAGAAAAACCTCCCGTTAAGCCAGTAGCAAAAGTTTCTGTTATATCCATGATATTACCTATGGGGCTTGATCATGTACGGCCGCGCAATTATAGCAACGCAGGTTTGAGTCAGGCCAATATGAGTATTGAATACTACCAGGGCTTTAAACTGGCTTTAGATTCGCTGGCCGCCCAGGGCGCCAATTTTAAACTGCAGCTTTATGATTCCAAAGATGATAACTCCACAACGCTTGGTTTAGCCTATCATACGGAAATAAGAAACAGCGACCTGATAGTAGGCCCTGTTTATCCCGATGGACTAAAACAATTTGCCGTGGTGATGGGTACACGCATGGCTGTTTTATCGCCGCTGTCGCCTGCTTCGCCAGCTACTATCAAAAGCAATAACCTGATTACCGCTATACCGCCGCTGGAATACCATGCCGTGGGCGCGGCGCAATACATTAACGATAAACTCAAGCCTAAAAAAATATTTATCCTGCGCTCGGGTTTTAGCCAGGAAAACGATTATATTATAAACTTTAAAAAAGCAACTGATAGTTTAAGCAATAAAAAGATTAAAATTGTAAGCGTTATTATAACACGGGGTAAATTGAGCGGTTTGCTACCGCAGTTGTCAAAAACAGAGCGAAATGTGTTTGTGATCCCGGCTACCGATCAGGCATTTTTAGGTGTTACACTGCGATCACTGGATACTTTAAATAAAAACTATCCTGTGGTACTGTTTGGCCACCCTAGTTGGGAGAAATTTAGCTTTTTAAAGACCGATATTTTACAGCGGCTTAAAACGCATATTACCTCCAGCGATAAGGTAAATTACAAGCAAGAGAGCACTGTTGCGTTTTTGCGCAGCTATCGTAAAGTATATCATGTTGAACCTACCGAATACGCCATCAAAGGCTTTGACGAGGGCTTGTTTTTTGGCCGCCAGCTTTCGGAAGGAAGTAAGAATATGGCGGAAATAGACAAAACCGATTTTACGGGGATACACAATGGTTTCCATTTTGTAAAAAAACCTGGTTTGGGTTGGGTTAACACGCATGTAAATATATTAATGTATAGTAACTTTGAGTTAAAACAGGTAGAATGAAGGCTATAAACCAGCTTAAAACGTTTCAGCGAATTTTGGGTGAATACCCTGCCGATACGCCTCTAAGTAAGTTTTTACCCGGCTTCTACAGGCAAAATAAACAAATGGGATCAACCGATAGGCGTATTGCCAACCGGTTGATGTACAATTACTTTAGGATAGGTCTTGCCCTGCGCCATTTACCTGCCGATGAGCGTTTGTTTGTTGCCGAATTTTTATGCAATACTCAAACCAACTCCTTTTTACAAAACTTTAAACCGGAATGGGCAGCTTGCATCGGTTTTAATATCGATGATAAACTGGCCCTGGTAAAAATAGCACATCCCGATTTTGACCTGGAGGATGTGTTTCCATGGGCGTCACAACTATCTCCGGAAATCAATCGTGACGCTTTTTTAAAATCATTCTTCACCCAACCCGATCTTTTTATCCGGGTACGCAATGGCTATGACCATTTGGTTAAGGGCGAGCTGACCAAGGCGCAAATAGTATTTAAGGACGAGGGCAATGGCTGTCTTTCACTGCCGAACGGTACCCGGCTTGAAACTATATTTTCCAAGCAACACTGGTTTGAGGTGCAGGACTTTTCCTCGCAGCAAACCGGCGATTTTTTCAGGCCGCAACGCTGGGATAGCTGGTGGGATGCCTGCGCGGCATCAGGCGGTAAATCATTGCTGCTGCATGAGGATGAGCCCAACATTAAGCTGGTGGTGTCAGACATCCGCGAATCGGTACTGGCCAATCTGGACGAACGCTTTCACCTGGCCGGTTTAACCAAATATCAGAAAAAGGCGCTTGACCTCACCACCAATGTGGATCAGGTACTGCATGATTATGCTTTTGATGGCATCATCCTCGACGCCCCCTGCAGCGGATCAGGCACCTGGGGCCGTACACCCGAGA is a window from the Mucilaginibacter inviolabilis genome containing:
- a CDS encoding DUF4288 domain-containing protein, with the protein product MNWYVAKLVFRVISGAGDHQAQFDEQLRLISADNELSAFEKANKIGHANQDSFKNIEKQTVKWQFIDVAELNQIGELTDGTELYYNIHETPDADLYIAWAHHKSALLGVRN
- a CDS encoding sensor histidine kinase; the encoded protein is MALPSISASKLYGAFIVCGLVWAGLQTYIVHSFGFYWFTASTDGLLSAILLSGACWLINNNLRYYQPGKGSYINLFIWCVALAGICTLGCRYLLPLINTDKVFVTFVQQSLTIRFFTDFLAIGWMAMISLLWYSQLDQKETQKRKTEAEQLARDAELYNLRQQLQPHFLFNSLNSINALIGFKPDEARKMIHQLSDFLRGTLKKDDQQQVPLSEELAHLNLYLEIEKVRFGHRLQTEISCDDKCGSAVMPSMLLQPLVENAIKFGLYDTTGEVTVSIRSEMDDNYLVLMVQNPYDPQTSRPQKGTGFGLRGVQRRLYLLFARNDLMETHGNDNIFTTIIKIPQL
- a CDS encoding LytR/AlgR family response regulator transcription factor — encoded protein: MRRALIIDDEPLARMVVKEYLLSFSEIELIQECGDGFEGLKAIQQHQPDLIFLDVQMPKINGFEMLELVEQPPAVIFTTAFDEYAIKAFEAHAVDYLLKPFSRDRFTKAIEKFLATAPEKHAPKQTEDLLETAASQSPAQNERIVVKTGTKVKIIPVADVEYLQADDDYVSVFTKEGSYLKNKTMNFFEKTLDARQFVRVHRSYIIAIQQITRIDPYEKDAHLAILKSGAKIPVSKTGYVKLKQVLGI
- a CDS encoding agmatine deiminase family protein, with the translated sequence MSQNISTIQTPASQGFSFPAEWAKHTATWLSWPHKEASWPGKLDTIYPSYIEFIKILTRNELVRINVVDEVMKAAVVFQLQHAGVDMSRVELFAFGTNDAWCRDHGPAFVINPETKQKAIIDWGYNAWGGKYPPFDLDDVIPTKIGNHFDLPVFNPGIVMEGGSVDFNGKGTILTTTACLLNKNRNPLLSQDQIETYLRNYYGAEQILWLGDGIVGDDTDGHIDDITRFVNEDTVVTVVEEDKNDENYHLLQENLEALKTMRLLNGKQLNIVELPMPEAVIYEDTRLPASYANFYIANSTVIVPTYRSVNDDKACDILQKCFPDHEVIGIDSTDIIWGLGSFHCLSQQEPEV
- a CDS encoding carbon-nitrogen hydrolase translates to MSKVKVGLVQMSCTADKQQNLQKAIVKVREAAAKGAQIVCLQELFTSLYFCDVEDYDNFKLAESIPGPSTDELQKVAAELNVVIIASLFEKRAQGVYHNTTAVLDADGSYLGKYRKMHIPDDPGFYEKFYFTPGDLGYKVFKTKYGKLGVLICWDQWYPEAARITALMGADILFYPTAIGWATTQDEATNVEQYNAWQTIQRSHAVANGVHVVSVNRVGEEAGVKFWGGSFFANPFGAIIHQTSHDQEEVVVQELDLDKSDYYRSHWPFLRDRRIDSYQPITKRLLDED
- a CDS encoding lysylphosphatidylglycerol synthase transmembrane domain-containing protein translates to MTEDEIPAPKTFKQQLWNVTKTVLKIAVTTALLIWVFSKVPIQLVKYRLLHANYWWMGAAVVCYFCSMVVSSWRLLSFFRSIGLKLNPKYNLRLYFLGLFYNVLLPGGIGGDGYKIFILNKAHKVPGKKLFWAIMFDRLSGLWAIGLITVALIFMIPQIDIHKALPVSIFLGGSAVYYFVAYMFFREYTKYFFEAHLKALVLQGFQLLAIICVMFGQNFDGKFSPYLLSFLISALASIIPITAGGAGAREAIFTKLSDYFPMDKGLSVFLPSSFYLISLLVALFGLYYVIRPSRLDKGLKKYDEEVTETAADPGGE
- a CDS encoding aromatic amino acid hydroxylase yields the protein MSHFNDFNNPQVAALPGHLKQFIVDQHYEHYTPIDHAVWRYVMRQNYSYLKDVAYYPYIPGLTKAGLTIERIPDLQEMNDALAKIGWGAVTVDGFIPPAAFMEYQAYRVLVIAADIRQLRHIEYTPAPDIIHESAGHAPIIADKDYHEYLSYFGSIGAKAMFSAQDFELYEAIRALSILKEMPDANDAEISKAEELVAYRQENMGAPSEMALLSRLHWWTVEYGLIGTLENPKIYGAGLLSSIGESSSCMNPEVEKLWYTIDALNYSYDITKPQPQLFVTPTFQNLIDVLEEFANTMSFRKGGAYGLTKAVESKNTCTIVYSSGLQVSGTITEFKVDGHDNPYFIKTTGPTSLAVNNKQLPGHGKNYHADGFSSPVGKLKNIPTPLEDLTEDELENIGIAKGKTVELDFESGIKVKGTIKTILAFLGKTQLITFADCTVTDKKGHVLFDPSWGVYDMAVGESIVSVFCGAADKAAFEEIVYKSQTATHHAEYDLRTRELHKLYQQVRNRRQTGGDFGFLGNVWFMLQKNHHDDWLCALEILELLEHEDVEPALRTEIRQFLQQKTKDQPELKKLISDGFYLIDHPVEQKLVF